One stretch of Paracoccus liaowanqingii DNA includes these proteins:
- a CDS encoding sigma-70 family RNA polymerase sigma factor yields MNDQPRRHLEQALDACAEGRPEGIDVILQHEGPQLLGVAYRILGRHDLAEEALQDAMVQVWRKAPQQDRAGGSARGWIYAVLRNRCLTILRDDKRLASLSPEDLTRMQEARQDLQPDDDWKLLAGTGRLGECLDTLDDPSRRAILLAHVAGYSHGEISARQGVPLGTAKSWIRRGLASLRECLS; encoded by the coding sequence GTGAACGATCAGCCAAGACGCCATCTGGAACAGGCGCTGGACGCCTGCGCCGAAGGTCGCCCCGAGGGGATCGACGTCATCCTGCAGCACGAGGGGCCGCAGCTTCTGGGCGTGGCCTATCGCATCCTGGGCCGTCACGACCTGGCCGAGGAGGCGCTGCAGGATGCGATGGTGCAGGTCTGGCGCAAGGCGCCCCAGCAGGACCGGGCGGGCGGATCGGCGCGCGGCTGGATCTATGCCGTGCTGCGCAACCGCTGCCTGACCATCCTGCGCGACGACAAGCGGCTGGCCAGCCTGTCCCCCGAGGACCTGACCCGCATGCAGGAGGCCCGCCAGGACCTGCAGCCCGATGACGACTGGAAGCTGCTGGCCGGGACCGGGCGGCTTGGCGAATGCCTGGACACGCTGGACGATCCAAGCCGCCGCGCGATCCTTCTGGCCCATGTCGCGGGCTACAGCCATGGCGAGATCTCGGCCCGGCAGGGCGTGCCGCTCGGCACAGCGAAATCTTGGATCCGGCGCGGGCTGGCCTCGCTGAGGGAGTGCCTGTCATGA
- a CDS encoding PQQ-dependent sugar dehydrogenase, protein MLALPHAGMAQDAPADAFDVASQIGPDPVLPEPQFVNLLPSVNVAEVVGWAEGQTPTVAEGLAITAYATDLVNPRTVHTLPNGDVLVVQSRAPEGKPKYRPKDYIRGWIMAFASGGGSGPQADSNLITLLRDTDRDGVVDERHDLLTGLHSPFGLAWIDDTLYVAAADAVEAYPYVLGDTAITAQPTTLAPLPGGPLNHHWTKDLALSPDGTMLYASVGSNSNAAENGMEAEKGRAAIWQIDRETGASRIYASGLRNPNGLTFNPTSGELWAVINERDELGPDLVPDYMTSVQDGAFYGWPYSYYGDHVDERVRPARPDLVETALSPDYALSSHVAALGLVFTDGSAMPEGFGAGAFVGQRGSWNRDVFNGYKVSYVPFTDGEPDGMMQDVVTDFLVDGEVRGRPVGVGLDGTGALLVADDAGNTVWRVAAADGSVSDGPIDSDRFEAAATAAVEPAPAAVDPAPAAAEPAPAEPAPLPRDSLPASPTQADPAPAPAN, encoded by the coding sequence ATGCTGGCCCTGCCCCATGCGGGCATGGCGCAGGATGCGCCCGCCGATGCCTTCGACGTCGCCAGCCAGATCGGCCCCGACCCGGTCCTGCCCGAGCCGCAATTCGTCAACCTGCTGCCAAGCGTGAACGTGGCCGAGGTCGTGGGCTGGGCCGAGGGCCAGACCCCCACCGTGGCCGAGGGGCTGGCGATCACCGCCTATGCCACCGACCTGGTCAACCCGCGCACCGTCCACACCCTGCCCAACGGCGACGTGCTGGTCGTGCAGTCCCGCGCCCCCGAGGGGAAGCCGAAATACCGGCCCAAGGACTACATCCGCGGCTGGATCATGGCCTTCGCCTCGGGCGGCGGCAGCGGGCCGCAGGCGGACAGCAACCTGATCACACTGCTGCGCGACACCGACCGCGACGGCGTGGTGGACGAACGCCACGACCTGCTGACCGGGTTGCATTCGCCCTTCGGCCTGGCCTGGATCGACGACACGCTCTATGTCGCCGCCGCCGATGCGGTCGAGGCCTATCCCTATGTTCTGGGCGACACGGCGATCACCGCCCAGCCCACCACCCTGGCGCCCCTGCCTGGCGGGCCGCTGAACCACCACTGGACAAAGGACCTGGCGCTCAGCCCGGACGGCACAATGCTCTATGCCTCGGTCGGCTCGAACTCGAACGCCGCCGAGAACGGGATGGAGGCCGAGAAGGGCCGCGCCGCGATCTGGCAGATCGACCGGGAGACGGGGGCCTCGCGCATCTATGCCTCGGGCCTGCGCAACCCGAACGGGCTGACCTTCAACCCGACCTCGGGCGAGCTGTGGGCGGTCATCAACGAGCGTGACGAGCTGGGCCCCGATCTGGTCCCGGACTACATGACCTCGGTGCAGGACGGCGCCTTCTACGGCTGGCCCTACAGCTATTACGGCGATCACGTGGACGAGCGGGTGCGCCCCGCCCGCCCCGATCTGGTCGAGACGGCCCTGTCGCCCGACTATGCGCTGTCCAGCCATGTCGCGGCCCTGGGGCTGGTCTTCACGGACGGCTCGGCCATGCCCGAGGGCTTCGGCGCGGGCGCCTTCGTGGGCCAGCGCGGCAGCTGGAACCGTGATGTCTTCAATGGCTACAAGGTGTCCTACGTCCCATTCACCGATGGCGAACCCGACGGGATGATGCAGGACGTGGTCACCGACTTCCTGGTCGATGGCGAGGTGCGCGGACGCCCGGTCGGCGTGGGCCTTGACGGGACCGGCGCGCTGCTGGTCGCGGACGATGCAGGCAACACGGTCTGGCGGGTCGCCGCCGCCGATGGATCCGTGTCGGACGGCCCCATCGACAGCGACCGCTTCGAGGCGGCGGCCACCGCCGCCGTGGAGCCGGCGCCTGCTGCCGTCGACCCGGCCCCTGCCGCGGCAGAGCCCGCTCCTGCCGAGCCCGCGCCGCTGCCGCGCGACAGCCTGCCCGCATCCCCGACGCAGGCCGACCCGGCCCCGGCCCCGGCGAACTGA
- a CDS encoding 2-dehydro-3-deoxygalactonokinase, with protein MTIDWIAADWGTTNLRLWAMSGRSIVEARTFDRGMGGLAPQDFAPVLAEATAGWPAVPVIACGMVGSRQGWVEAPYIPVPCPAVPQLIPVPGDPGGRPVRIAAGLRQDSPADVMRGEETQIAGLLALTPDFDGIACLPGTHTKWVRISAREICNFKTFMTGELFALIAGHSVLRHSLGEGEGEGDPQAFLAAVSDAMARPERGYGGLFQLRAESLLSGLDPAVARARLSGTLIGWELAAARPWWLGCEVTVIGAPALSQLYADALAAQGVPVSRMSDRDATLAGLTAAHRSVLDPA; from the coding sequence ATGACGATAGACTGGATCGCCGCCGATTGGGGCACGACGAACCTGCGGCTCTGGGCCATGTCCGGGCGCAGCATCGTCGAGGCCCGGACCTTCGATCGCGGCATGGGCGGGTTGGCGCCGCAGGACTTCGCCCCCGTGCTGGCCGAGGCGACGGCGGGCTGGCCCGCCGTTCCGGTGATCGCCTGCGGCATGGTCGGATCGCGCCAGGGCTGGGTCGAGGCGCCCTACATCCCCGTGCCCTGCCCCGCCGTGCCGCAGCTGATCCCGGTGCCCGGCGATCCCGGCGGGCGGCCCGTGCGGATCGCGGCGGGCCTGCGGCAGGACAGCCCTGCCGATGTGATGCGCGGCGAAGAGACGCAGATCGCGGGGCTTCTGGCGCTGACACCCGATTTCGACGGCATCGCCTGCCTGCCCGGCACCCATACGAAATGGGTCCGCATCTCGGCCCGCGAGATCTGCAACTTCAAGACCTTCATGACCGGAGAGCTGTTCGCCCTGATCGCCGGGCATTCGGTGCTGCGCCATTCCCTGGGCGAGGGTGAGGGCGAGGGTGATCCGCAGGCCTTCTTGGCCGCCGTCTCGGATGCGATGGCGCGGCCCGAGCGCGGCTATGGCGGGCTGTTCCAGCTGCGTGCGGAATCGCTGCTGTCGGGGCTGGACCCGGCCGTGGCGCGGGCGCGGTTGTCGGGCACGCTGATCGGGTGGGAACTGGCCGCCGCCCGGCCGTGGTGGCTGGGCTGCGAGGTGACCGTGATCGGCGCCCCCGCCCTGTCTCAGCTTTACGCCGATGCGCTGGCCGCCCAAGGCGTGCCCGTGTCGCGCATGTCCGACCGGGATGCGACGCTTGCGGGGCTGACCGCCGCGCACCGGTCCGTCCTCGATCCCGCCTGA
- a CDS encoding DUF2231 domain-containing protein: MAVNPSFDGAPLARPFPGAVVLTHFAAAFLALTVVTDTAYLRTTVLMWQDFSSWLLFFGLIAGGIAALFWIIGALTKRARPGWGVLGLYVLTLVLGFVNSLMHAGDGWTAIMPWGIALSAVTCLVMLGAALLNRRAARRPLIRA; the protein is encoded by the coding sequence ATGGCCGTAAACCCCTCCTTCGACGGCGCGCCTCTCGCCAGACCCTTCCCCGGAGCGGTGGTGCTGACGCATTTCGCCGCCGCCTTCCTGGCGCTGACCGTGGTCACCGACACCGCCTATCTGCGCACCACTGTGCTGATGTGGCAGGACTTCTCGTCCTGGCTGCTGTTCTTCGGCCTGATCGCGGGCGGCATCGCTGCGCTGTTCTGGATCATCGGCGCGCTGACCAAGCGCGCCCGGCCGGGCTGGGGCGTCCTTGGCCTCTATGTGCTGACGCTCGTTTTGGGCTTCGTGAACAGCCTGATGCATGCGGGCGACGGCTGGACGGCGATCATGCCCTGGGGGATCGCCCTGTCCGCCGTGACCTGTCTCGTGATGCTGGGCGCCGCCCTGCTCAACCGCCGCGCGGCCCGCCGCCCCCTCATCCGCGCCTGA
- a CDS encoding anti-sigma factor, whose amino-acid sequence MNPLQDDLTGHADDHALGLLTPAEAQLFEALMVRDPALAAQVARLRDQLLPLDQSATPLPLPQGFADRLRLQLAETPQDAAQDLAPAAVPPGLSGDPTMRPAQPANLPSAPRRWLAGLAAALVLGVALGLGGAGLQPAPAPQVVAVLLDDQGLPRAVIEDYGDETAQIRFVSDVEVPQGFSIQAWTLPSAEMGPRSLGVLEGPSAARLAGPDLPRPTDAQLYEITLEPEGGSPTGRPTGPIIAKGLAAAQGT is encoded by the coding sequence ATGAACCCGCTTCAGGACGACCTGACCGGCCATGCCGACGACCATGCCCTGGGCCTGCTGACCCCGGCCGAGGCGCAGCTGTTCGAGGCGCTGATGGTCCGCGACCCGGCACTGGCCGCCCAGGTGGCCCGCCTGCGCGACCAGCTGCTGCCTTTGGACCAGTCCGCGACCCCGCTGCCCCTGCCCCAGGGCTTCGCGGACCGGCTGCGTTTGCAGCTTGCCGAGACCCCGCAGGACGCCGCGCAGGATCTGGCGCCCGCCGCGGTCCCGCCCGGGCTGTCGGGCGATCCGACGATGCGCCCGGCGCAGCCCGCCAACCTGCCCTCCGCCCCGCGCCGCTGGCTGGCGGGGCTGGCGGCGGCGCTGGTCCTGGGCGTCGCGCTTGGCCTTGGCGGCGCCGGGTTGCAGCCCGCGCCCGCGCCGCAGGTGGTCGCCGTGCTCTTGGACGATCAGGGCCTGCCCCGCGCGGTGATCGAGGATTACGGCGACGAGACCGCGCAGATCCGCTTCGTCTCGGATGTCGAGGTGCCGCAGGGCTTCTCGATCCAGGCCTGGACGCTGCCCTCGGCCGAGATGGGGCCACGCTCGCTTGGCGTGCTGGAGGGGCCAAGTGCCGCGCGCCTGGCCGGTCCCGACCTGCCCCGCCCCACGGACGCGCAGCTCTACGAGATCACGCTGGAGCCCGAGGGCGGATCGCCCACCGGGCGCCCGACGGGTCCGATCATCGCCAAAGGACTAGCAGCCGCGCAGGGCACCTGA
- a CDS encoding DUF4394 domain-containing protein: MFRITAVSASALALSVATAAAATGVGLTDDRTLVMFDTETLEVTGTMEVEGVDRLLGIDLRPSNNTLVGVTDDMRIVTIDPATGAATDLSTMDTPLEVGDMPVIVDFNPMADRLRFMTGTTNHRVNVDTGEVTVDGSLNWTPEDENSEAAPMIAAAAYINSYGTPEATAMYNIDAGLGALLQQTAPNDGTLATIGMLNVEDAGEAMAFDVQTDDQGVNMAWLITNNIIHSVDLETGAATAAGEITGVEGEIRDLTVMPAM; this comes from the coding sequence ATGTTTCGCATCACCGCCGTCTCCGCCTCTGCACTCGCCCTTTCGGTCGCCACGGCCGCTGCCGCCACCGGTGTCGGCCTGACCGACGACCGCACGCTGGTCATGTTCGACACCGAGACGCTGGAGGTCACCGGCACGATGGAGGTCGAGGGCGTCGACCGCCTGCTGGGCATCGACCTGCGCCCGTCGAACAACACGCTGGTCGGCGTCACCGACGACATGCGCATCGTGACGATCGACCCCGCCACGGGCGCCGCCACCGACCTGTCCACGATGGACACCCCCCTCGAGGTCGGCGACATGCCGGTGATCGTGGACTTCAACCCGATGGCCGACCGCCTGCGCTTCATGACCGGCACCACGAACCATCGCGTGAACGTGGACACCGGCGAGGTCACCGTCGACGGCAGCCTGAACTGGACGCCCGAGGACGAGAATTCCGAAGCCGCCCCGATGATCGCCGCCGCCGCCTACATCAACAGCTACGGCACCCCCGAGGCGACCGCGATGTACAACATCGACGCGGGCCTGGGCGCGCTGCTGCAGCAGACCGCCCCCAATGACGGCACGCTGGCGACCATCGGCATGCTGAACGTCGAGGATGCGGGCGAGGCGATGGCCTTCGACGTGCAGACGGACGACCAAGGCGTGAACATGGCCTGGCTGATCACGAACAACATCATTCACTCGGTCGATCTGGAGACCGGCGCGGCCACCGCCGCCGGCGAGATCACCGGGGTCGAGGGAGAGATCCGCGACCTGACCGTGATGCCCGCGATGTAA
- a CDS encoding arylesterase → MGLLALGAVPADAQALRLAAMGDSLTQGYGLPQEEGFVPVLEDWLQGRGHEVQITNAGVSGDTTAGGAARIDWTLAEDPDAMIVALGGNDLLRGIDPASSRANLDAILQSAGAAGVPVLLAGLPAPGNYGPDFKRDFEAMYVDLAAQHDAILVPDFLGPIGEKATQGLSLSDLMQEDRIHPNAEGVRQIVEAIGPQVEDLLARASGPADQP, encoded by the coding sequence ATGGGGCTGCTGGCCCTGGGGGCAGTCCCTGCTGACGCGCAGGCGCTGCGGCTGGCCGCGATGGGCGACAGTCTGACGCAGGGCTACGGCCTGCCGCAGGAGGAGGGCTTCGTGCCGGTGCTGGAGGACTGGCTGCAGGGGCGCGGCCACGAGGTGCAGATCACCAATGCGGGCGTGTCGGGCGACACCACCGCCGGGGGGGCCGCGCGCATCGACTGGACCCTGGCCGAGGATCCCGACGCGATGATCGTGGCGCTTGGCGGCAACGACCTGCTGCGCGGGATCGACCCGGCCTCCAGCCGCGCCAATCTGGACGCGATCCTGCAGAGCGCCGGGGCGGCGGGCGTGCCCGTGCTGCTGGCGGGCCTGCCCGCGCCGGGCAATTACGGCCCCGACTTCAAGCGCGACTTCGAGGCGATGTATGTCGATCTGGCCGCCCAGCACGACGCGATCCTGGTCCCCGACTTCCTGGGCCCGATCGGAGAGAAGGCGACCCAGGGGCTGTCCCTGTCCGACCTGATGCAGGAGGATCGCATCCACCCCAACGCGGAAGGCGTGCGCCAGATCGTCGAGGCCATCGGCCCGCAGGTCGAGGATCTTCTGGCCCGCGCCTCGGGCCCCGCCGACCAGCCCTAG
- a CDS encoding 2-dehydro-3-deoxy-6-phosphogalactonate aldolase has protein sequence MSRPLIAILRGLTPAEAPAIAQALIVAGITRLEVPLNSPDPLDSIAAMVREFGDRARIGAGTVLHPDQVAAVSQAGGRMVLSPNCDPAVIRATVAAGMDSYPGVMTPTEAFAALAAGATALKLFPGELIGPAGLRAMQAVLPPDTALWAVGGVSAATMGDWHQAGAAGLGIGSALYRPGDDADTVSERARALVVAWDEVAA, from the coding sequence ATGTCCCGACCCCTCATCGCCATCCTGCGCGGCCTGACCCCGGCCGAGGCTCCGGCCATCGCGCAGGCCCTGATCGTCGCCGGCATCACCCGGCTGGAGGTGCCGCTGAACTCTCCGGATCCGCTGGACAGCATCGCGGCGATGGTGCGCGAGTTCGGGGACCGGGCGCGGATCGGCGCCGGCACGGTGCTGCATCCCGATCAGGTCGCGGCGGTGTCGCAGGCGGGCGGGCGCATGGTCCTGTCGCCCAATTGCGACCCGGCCGTGATCCGCGCAACCGTGGCCGCCGGGATGGACAGCTATCCCGGCGTGATGACCCCGACCGAGGCCTTCGCCGCGCTGGCCGCCGGGGCCACCGCGTTGAAGCTGTTCCCCGGAGAGTTGATCGGCCCCGCGGGCCTGCGCGCGATGCAGGCGGTGCTGCCGCCGGACACCGCGCTCTGGGCGGTGGGCGGCGTCTCGGCCGCGACGATGGGGGACTGGCATCAGGCGGGGGCGGCGGGGCTGGGGATCGGCTCGGCGCTCTATCGGCCCGGCGACGATGCGGATACGGTGTCGGAACGCGCGCGCGCTCTGGTGGTCGCATGGGACGAGGTGGCAGCATGA
- a CDS encoding DUF2934 domain-containing protein, which produces MMDDRTPDRNEAIRSRAHEIWESEGCPEGREAEHWARAEAELFATDEGGALSDTAAETGTMHEAMPDASGSDAMTADAAPDASAEDASGLASTGDNALGAKPARKPRRKPAAK; this is translated from the coding sequence ATGATGGACGACCGCACACCCGACCGGAACGAGGCGATCCGCAGCCGCGCGCACGAGATCTGGGAGAGCGAAGGCTGCCCCGAGGGCCGCGAGGCCGAGCATTGGGCCCGCGCCGAGGCGGAACTGTTCGCGACCGACGAGGGCGGCGCCCTGTCGGACACGGCGGCGGAGACCGGGACCATGCACGAGGCGATGCCCGATGCCTCGGGATCTGACGCGATGACGGCGGATGCGGCACCCGATGCCTCGGCCGAGGATGCGTCGGGGCTGGCTTCGACAGGGGACAATGCGCTTGGCGCCAAGCCCGCCCGCAAGCCGCGCCGCAAGCCTGCTGCCAAGTAG
- a CDS encoding ABC transporter ATP-binding protein codes for MADPVIRLRDAQLTLQGNAGPVNILRGISLEVGRGETVGLVGPSGSGKSSLLMLMGGLERASGGQVHALGQDLTALDEDALARFRLGNMGVVFQSFHLIPTMTALENVATPLELAGRADAFDRAAAELERVGLGGRLDHYPGQLSGGEQQRVALARAAAPRPAILLADEPTGNLDGANGQAIMDLLFGLHRDHGATLILVTHDPALAERCDRVIRLDDGRIAAEPASGPASGAAT; via the coding sequence ATGGCCGACCCCGTGATCCGCCTGCGCGACGCGCAACTGACGCTGCAGGGCAATGCGGGGCCGGTGAACATCCTGCGCGGCATCTCGCTGGAGGTCGGGCGGGGCGAGACGGTGGGGCTGGTGGGTCCGTCGGGGTCGGGCAAATCGTCGCTCCTCATGCTGATGGGCGGTCTGGAACGCGCCAGCGGCGGCCAGGTCCATGCGCTTGGTCAGGATCTGACCGCGCTGGACGAGGACGCGCTGGCGCGCTTTCGTCTTGGCAATATGGGGGTGGTGTTCCAATCCTTCCACCTGATCCCGACGATGACCGCGCTGGAGAACGTGGCGACGCCGCTGGAACTGGCCGGACGGGCCGATGCCTTCGATCGCGCGGCGGCCGAGTTGGAGCGGGTGGGCCTGGGGGGGCGGCTGGATCACTATCCCGGCCAGCTGTCGGGGGGCGAGCAGCAGCGCGTGGCGCTGGCCCGCGCCGCAGCGCCGCGGCCCGCGATCCTGCTGGCGGACGAGCCCACCGGCAATCTGGACGGCGCGAATGGGCAGGCGATCATGGACCTGCTGTTCGGGCTGCACCGCGATCACGGCGCGACGCTGATCCTGGTCACCCACGACCCGGCGCTGGCCGAACGCTGCGACCGGGTGATCCGCCTGGATGACGGCCGCATCGCCGCAGAGCCTGCTTCCGGGCCCGCCTCCGGGGCCGCGACATGA
- a CDS encoding dihydrolipoyl dehydrogenase: MRDLPEAARPDLICDVAVIGAGTAGIAAERSAREHGARTLLIDPEFRGTLCANTGCMPSKLLIVAARAAHDARRAPVFGVQSGSVQIDGPAVMARLREERDRFVEFTRESFDDLPPDTAITGRARFTGPATLMLEDGRRVEAKAVVIATGSAAVVPAPFRDLGPRILTNETLFELPDLPDSLAVIGGGPIGLELAQAMGRLGVAVTLFDHETRLGKAREDDIHDALSRAVGRDLTLCLGVDTEARADPQGIRLDWSGDSEGHAVFSHVLVATGRAPLLDDLDLAASGLDLDEHGTPVFDRDTMRCGGSAIFIAGDADADVPLLHEASTEGEIAGRNAACHPRVRPGHRSTPFTLTFTDPPLAQVGDAPGDDTIIARSDYSDQGRARAEARAEGLVVLYADPQGRLTGAELCCPGAEHLSHLLVWAVQSGTTAADMLLLPFYHPTLEEGLKGALNQICRQVRLPEADRQASAGGARNA, from the coding sequence ATGCGTGATCTGCCCGAGGCCGCCCGCCCCGACCTGATCTGCGATGTGGCCGTCATCGGCGCCGGCACCGCCGGCATCGCCGCCGAACGGTCGGCCCGCGAACATGGCGCCCGCACCCTGCTGATCGACCCCGAGTTTCGCGGCACGCTCTGCGCCAATACTGGCTGCATGCCCTCCAAGCTGCTGATCGTCGCGGCGCGCGCGGCCCATGATGCACGCCGCGCGCCGGTCTTCGGCGTGCAGTCCGGATCGGTGCAGATCGACGGTCCCGCCGTGATGGCGCGACTGCGCGAGGAACGCGACCGCTTCGTCGAGTTCACGCGCGAAAGCTTCGACGACCTGCCCCCCGACACGGCCATCACCGGGCGCGCCCGCTTCACCGGGCCTGCGACCCTGATGCTGGAGGACGGACGCCGGGTCGAGGCCAAGGCCGTGGTCATCGCGACCGGCTCGGCCGCGGTCGTGCCGGCGCCCTTCCGCGATCTGGGCCCGCGCATCCTGACCAACGAGACGCTGTTCGAGCTGCCTGATCTGCCCGACAGCCTGGCGGTGATCGGCGGCGGTCCCATCGGTCTGGAACTGGCGCAGGCCATGGGGCGCCTCGGCGTCGCGGTGACGCTGTTCGACCACGAGACGCGGCTTGGCAAGGCGCGCGAGGATGACATCCACGACGCGCTGTCCCGCGCCGTCGGCCGCGACCTGACCCTGTGCCTGGGCGTCGACACTGAGGCCCGCGCCGATCCGCAGGGCATCCGCCTCGACTGGAGCGGCGACAGCGAAGGCCATGCGGTCTTCAGCCACGTTCTGGTCGCGACGGGCCGGGCGCCCCTGCTGGACGATCTGGATCTGGCGGCGTCGGGACTGGATCTGGACGAACACGGCACGCCGGTCTTCGACCGCGACACGATGCGCTGCGGCGGCAGTGCCATCTTCATCGCGGGCGACGCCGATGCCGATGTGCCGCTGCTGCACGAGGCCTCGACCGAGGGCGAGATCGCCGGGCGCAACGCCGCCTGCCATCCGCGCGTGCGGCCCGGGCATCGCAGCACGCCCTTCACCCTGACCTTCACCGATCCGCCGCTGGCGCAGGTGGGCGACGCGCCCGGCGACGACACGATCATCGCGCGCAGCGACTATTCCGATCAGGGCCGCGCCCGGGCCGAGGCGCGGGCCGAGGGGCTGGTCGTCCTTTACGCCGACCCACAGGGCCGCCTGACCGGGGCCGAGCTGTGCTGCCCCGGGGCCGAGCATCTGTCGCATCTTCTGGTCTGGGCGGTGCAGTCCGGCACCACCGCGGCCGACATGCTGCTGCTGCCCTTCTACCACCCGACGCTGGAAGAGGGGCTCAAGGGCGCGTTGAACCAGATCTGCCGTCAGGTCAGGCTGCCCGAGGCCGACCGCCAGGCCTCGGCGGGTGGTGCCCGCAATGCGTGA
- a CDS encoding SMP-30/gluconolactonase/LRE family protein, which translates to MIFDDTACDLGEGVLWHSDRRAVIWFDILSKRMYLKPLDGARQHWDFDDHVSAAGIVDRDHLLVASSRALSLVGLADGSRQLLVPLEADNPLTRSNDGRADPQGGFWIGTMGMEGQAGAGSIWRYYKGELRRLFEDITISNAICFAPGGDLAHFADTDLGVIWRVALDAQGWPKGDPQVFIDLGAEGLNPDGAVIDAEGGLWVAQWGAGRVARHDRQGRFDRAIDLPAVQTTCPGFGGADLTTLFVTSAKVGLDAPTPEDGCTFAVASGAKGQAEHRVILG; encoded by the coding sequence ATGATCTTTGACGACACAGCCTGCGATCTGGGCGAAGGCGTCCTGTGGCATTCCGACCGCCGCGCGGTGATCTGGTTCGATATCCTGAGCAAGCGGATGTATCTCAAGCCGCTCGACGGCGCCCGGCAGCATTGGGATTTCGACGACCATGTCTCGGCCGCCGGGATCGTGGACCGCGACCACCTGCTGGTCGCCTCCAGCCGGGCGCTGTCGCTGGTCGGTCTGGCCGACGGCTCGCGCCAGCTGCTGGTGCCGCTGGAGGCCGACAACCCGCTGACCCGCTCGAATGACGGGCGGGCCGATCCGCAGGGCGGCTTCTGGATCGGCACGATGGGGATGGAGGGTCAGGCGGGCGCGGGCTCGATCTGGCGCTACTACAAGGGCGAGTTGCGGCGCCTGTTCGAGGACATCACCATCAGCAATGCGATCTGCTTCGCGCCCGGCGGCGATCTGGCGCATTTCGCCGATACGGATCTGGGGGTGATCTGGCGCGTGGCGCTGGACGCGCAGGGTTGGCCCAAGGGCGATCCGCAGGTCTTCATCGACCTCGGCGCCGAGGGTCTCAATCCCGATGGCGCGGTCATCGATGCCGAGGGCGGGCTGTGGGTGGCGCAATGGGGCGCGGGCCGGGTGGCGCGCCATGACCGGCAGGGACGCTTCGACCGGGCCATCGACCTGCCGGCGGTGCAGACGACGTGCCCCGGCTTCGGGGGCGCCGATCTGACGACGCTGTTCGTCACCTCGGCCAAGGTCGGCCTGGACGCCCCGACGCCCGAGGACGGCTGCACCTTCGCCGTCGCATCGGGTGCCAAGGGCCAGGCGGAGCATCGGGTGATCCTGGGCTGA